A window from Kovacikia minuta CCNUW1 encodes these proteins:
- a CDS encoding MmcQ/YjbR family DNA-binding protein: MSLDQPTLIEFCRTLPHATEDVKWEHHLVFSIGGKMFAIFDPEQDLHLSLKSTQEGFMALTPEAGVIPAPYLARYYWICITERNALPMEMAIELIQESYQLVRDKLPAKVRKSFRTCLPENASL; this comes from the coding sequence ATGAGCCTCGACCAGCCCACACTGATTGAATTCTGCCGCACCCTGCCCCATGCTACTGAAGATGTAAAGTGGGAACACCATTTGGTGTTTTCGATTGGCGGGAAAATGTTCGCCATTTTCGATCCAGAGCAAGATTTGCACCTGTCGCTTAAGTCAACCCAGGAAGGGTTTATGGCACTCACCCCTGAGGCGGGTGTCATTCCCGCTCCCTATCTGGCTCGTTACTATTGGATCTGCATCACAGAACGGAATGCGCTTCCAATGGAAATGGCAATTGAATTAATCCAGGAATCTTACCAATTAGTCCGTGATAAACTCCCTGCTAAGGTCAGAAAATCCTTCCGCACTTGCCTCCCAGAAAACGCTAGTCTTTAG
- a CDS encoding helix-turn-helix domain-containing protein produces MHLKDARHLPPEAQEALRYRVVHAIQKGMSKSEAARVFKVSRTAIHHWTKAVATQVLVP; encoded by the coding sequence ATGCACTTGAAGGATGCTCGCCATTTACCTCCCGAAGCTCAAGAAGCTCTGCGATACCGAGTGGTTCATGCGATCCAAAAGGGCATGAGCAAGTCAGAAGCCGCGCGAGTCTTCAAGGTTTCGAGAACCGCCATCCATCACTGGACGAAAGCAGTCGCAACCCAAGTGCTCGTGCCTTAA
- a CDS encoding response regulator transcription factor, whose product MNRILITEDNPRITSFLETGLQAQGFTTTVVDTARDASRLADSNYFDLLILDLGLPDGDGLTVIATVRGQGETLPIIVLTARDGVDDTVSALEAGADDYVTKPFRFEELLARIRVQLRNRQVPGARQETTLRVGKITLDLLSRQVWVGDRPIDLSAREFLLAEVFLRHPMQVLTREQLLDRIWGYDYDPGTNIVNVYVGHLRRKLGENRIETVRGIGYRLKI is encoded by the coding sequence ATGAATCGCATTCTAATTACTGAAGACAATCCCCGCATTACCTCCTTTCTGGAAACAGGACTACAAGCGCAAGGCTTTACCACAACCGTGGTGGACACGGCGCGGGACGCCTCGCGCTTGGCAGACAGTAATTATTTTGACCTGTTGATTTTAGATCTGGGGTTGCCGGATGGCGATGGGCTAACGGTGATCGCAACGGTGCGAGGACAGGGAGAAACACTGCCCATCATCGTTTTAACCGCGCGCGATGGCGTAGATGATACGGTGTCGGCTTTAGAAGCGGGAGCCGATGATTATGTGACTAAGCCCTTTCGGTTTGAAGAACTTTTGGCTCGCATCCGGGTACAACTCCGCAATCGTCAAGTCCCCGGTGCCCGCCAGGAAACCACCTTACGAGTCGGCAAAATTACACTAGATTTGCTCAGTCGTCAGGTTTGGGTCGGCGATCGCCCGATCGATTTATCTGCCCGCGAATTTCTGCTGGCTGAAGTCTTTCTGCGCCATCCAATGCAGGTCTTAACCAGAGAGCAACTCCTCGATCGCATCTGGGGCTATGACTATGACCCCGGTACTAACATCGTCAATGTCTATGTGGGACATCTGCGTCGCAAGCTAGGAGAGAATCGCATTGAAACAGTCAGGGGCATTGGCTATCGCCTCAAGATTTGA
- a CDS encoding efflux RND transporter permease subunit: MNFIELAVRWRHGTFVLFCLLAMLGVFALFRLPLELQPGGDRPEITITTTYPGAGPTEVEDLVTRPIEEQMEQVLGVQEISSNSRSGRSSITLEFTPDADLGDRLVDVINRLQQADSLPAEANESNVELVGGSSSPMMWIPMVPKDGKGNPDHYRDLAEEVIVPRLRRVEGTGQFLIVGGQQREVEVKVDPRALADRNLTIGDVVRTLQQNNRDIRGGPLILGRREYRVRTISRSQDLSQIEGFVLRRDAAGTVYLRDVAQAQMGRKVQDSALVFNGTPTVAIGVIRQVGANVPLVAKGARDTITQLETELNRQGDAIRFAYNYDESQYIEQSVSLVQGNLISGAVLATLVLLLFLGSLRTVAVIALTIPTTLITVFIVMALLGRSLNIISLAGLAFAVGMVVDNAIVVIENIFTHMQKGKSPMRASIEGTQEVWAAMLGSTLTNVVVFLPLIMVTGEAGQLFTDMAIALSCASLFSLFAAITLVPMLSGLFLDQSEAQRMLSATGQSATPPAAGWFGKVQQAVYRTSDTFRYFQTKLEDFLASTVSWSLGRRRVGRRLLLLGVPVGLLIVSILLLPPADYLPEGNRNLVVLRAEPMPGTSIPEAIEQSQPVQAFLRSQPEVDRIMYVDRPGALRGIATILKPEFATTQGLAEMVDRLRAKASDFAGYRFVIPTRISIFRDPGKEFDVDIVGADLDQLSELERDITGKLRELPGVRNVRSNFVMGAGEIQVIPSRERLAEVGLSESEVGSLVEAALGGRLASNFIDGKEELDVSVELKDTAVTTPEQLRQLPLFARGQQIQLSDVAEVRETTGPDVINHVDLERAVSLTISLAPDAPLGTLVQRTETEILAPLRSQLPAGYRLELAGSADQLAQTVSQMTSAFAFSVLITYLLLVALYRSFLYPLVIMATVPMGMSGALLSLVLVNRVLGWVVPLDMITALGFIILTGIVVNNAILLVDRALQLQQEGEDYDASLYNATRDRLRAIFMSAGTSVLGMLPLAVVPGQGAELYQGLGIVLTGGLAFSTILTPTVVPAIMGLLRDVSDRAPFKSKPPTPKPQIQNVT; the protein is encoded by the coding sequence AAGATTTGGTGACACGCCCGATTGAAGAACAGATGGAACAGGTGTTGGGGGTGCAGGAGATCAGCAGTAATTCCCGCTCCGGACGCAGCAGCATCACCCTGGAATTCACTCCAGATGCCGACCTGGGCGATCGCCTGGTGGATGTGATCAACCGTTTGCAACAAGCTGATAGCCTCCCCGCAGAGGCAAACGAGTCCAATGTGGAATTGGTGGGTGGCAGTAGCTCCCCCATGATGTGGATTCCGATGGTGCCCAAAGACGGCAAGGGCAACCCCGACCATTACCGAGATTTGGCGGAAGAAGTAATTGTCCCCCGACTCCGACGGGTGGAAGGCACTGGGCAATTTTTGATTGTGGGCGGCCAACAGCGGGAAGTTGAGGTCAAAGTTGATCCCAGGGCCTTAGCGGATCGCAATTTGACCATTGGCGATGTGGTGCGAACCTTACAGCAAAACAACCGGGATATTCGGGGTGGTCCCTTAATCTTGGGACGGCGGGAATATCGGGTCAGAACAATTAGCCGATCGCAAGATCTGTCGCAAATTGAAGGCTTTGTGTTGCGGCGAGATGCCGCTGGTACGGTTTACCTGAGGGATGTGGCGCAGGCCCAGATGGGTCGCAAGGTGCAGGACAGTGCGCTGGTCTTTAATGGCACGCCCACCGTTGCGATCGGGGTCATCCGCCAGGTTGGGGCAAATGTGCCGCTAGTCGCCAAAGGGGCGCGAGATACAATCACCCAACTGGAAACCGAACTGAATCGTCAGGGTGATGCCATCCGATTTGCCTACAACTATGACGAGAGCCAGTACATTGAACAGTCCGTTTCCCTGGTGCAGGGTAATTTGATCAGTGGTGCGGTGCTGGCAACCCTGGTACTGTTGCTATTTCTAGGGTCGCTGCGGACCGTGGCTGTGATTGCGCTCACCATTCCCACCACCCTGATCACCGTTTTCATTGTCATGGCGCTGTTAGGACGATCGCTCAACATCATCAGCCTGGCTGGACTGGCTTTTGCCGTGGGGATGGTGGTTGATAACGCGATCGTCGTGATTGAAAACATCTTTACCCACATGCAAAAGGGTAAGAGTCCGATGCGAGCCTCAATCGAGGGAACTCAAGAAGTGTGGGCGGCAATGCTGGGTTCTACGCTGACCAACGTGGTCGTGTTTTTGCCCTTGATTATGGTGACGGGGGAAGCGGGACAACTGTTTACCGATATGGCGATCGCGCTGTCCTGCGCCTCCCTCTTCTCCCTGTTTGCGGCGATTACCCTGGTGCCGATGCTCTCCGGGCTATTCCTGGACCAATCAGAAGCCCAACGGATGTTATCCGCAACGGGTCAATCTGCCACACCGCCCGCAGCGGGTTGGTTTGGTAAAGTGCAACAGGCTGTTTACCGGACTTCTGACACCTTTCGCTATTTTCAAACAAAGTTGGAAGATTTCCTCGCCTCGACCGTGAGTTGGTCATTGGGTCGCCGCCGGGTAGGACGCAGGCTTTTGCTCTTGGGAGTGCCCGTAGGCTTACTCATTGTTAGCATTTTGTTATTACCGCCAGCAGATTATCTGCCGGAAGGAAATCGCAACCTGGTGGTGTTACGCGCAGAGCCCATGCCGGGAACCAGCATTCCCGAAGCGATCGAACAATCCCAACCGGTGCAGGCGTTTTTACGATCGCAGCCCGAAGTGGATCGGATCATGTACGTGGATCGTCCGGGTGCCCTGCGGGGAATTGCCACCATTCTTAAGCCCGAATTTGCCACCACTCAAGGACTGGCTGAAATGGTCGATCGCTTGCGAGCAAAAGCAAGTGACTTTGCGGGATATCGGTTTGTGATTCCCACGCGCATTTCCATTTTCCGCGATCCGGGGAAGGAATTTGATGTGGATATTGTCGGTGCCGATCTGGATCAGTTAAGTGAATTAGAACGGGATATCACAGGTAAATTGCGCGAGTTACCCGGTGTTCGCAATGTGCGATCGAACTTCGTCATGGGGGCAGGAGAAATTCAAGTCATTCCCTCCCGCGAACGGTTGGCAGAAGTTGGCTTATCTGAATCTGAAGTCGGTTCGCTGGTAGAAGCGGCGCTGGGCGGACGGTTAGCATCCAACTTCATCGATGGTAAAGAAGAACTGGATGTCTCAGTCGAGTTGAAAGACACAGCAGTCACAACGCCAGAACAACTGCGTCAGTTGCCTCTGTTTGCGCGAGGTCAACAGATCCAGTTGAGCGATGTGGCAGAGGTGCGGGAGACAACCGGACCGGATGTGATCAACCACGTCGATTTGGAACGGGCTGTCAGCCTGACGATTTCCCTCGCGCCTGATGCACCACTTGGCACCTTGGTGCAGCGGACAGAGACCGAAATTCTGGCTCCTTTACGATCGCAACTTCCGGCAGGTTATCGTTTAGAACTGGCAGGTTCAGCGGATCAACTGGCGCAAACGGTATCGCAAATGACGAGTGCCTTTGCCTTTTCGGTGTTGATTACCTATCTGTTGCTCGTGGCGTTGTACCGCTCGTTCCTATATCCCTTGGTGATTATGGCAACGGTACCCATGGGTATGAGTGGTGCGCTGCTGAGCCTGGTGTTGGTGAATCGCGTGCTGGGTTGGGTCGTCCCCCTGGATATGATTACCGCTCTGGGCTTCATCATCCTGACCGGGATCGTGGTCAACAATGCCATTCTATTGGTCGATCGCGCCCTGCAACTGCAACAGGAAGGGGAAGATTATGATGCCTCTCTCTATAACGCCACCCGCGATCGCCTGCGGGCTATCTTCATGTCCGCCGGAACCAGTGTGTTGGGTATGTTGCCCTTAGCCGTCGTGCCCGGCCAGGGAGCAGAACTGTACCAGGGCTTGGGCATTGTTTTAACCGGGGGACTGGCATTCTCGACCATCCTCACCCCCACCGTGGTTCCGGCGATTATGGGACTGTTGCGGGATGTCAGCGATCGCGCGCCCTTCAAATCAAAACCACCGACACCCAAACCACAGATTCAGAATGTGACATAG